GGCCCAATGCCAATTTTAAAAAGGTCAAAAACAGATAGGTGCATTGCTTCACCATTATCACAAAAGGAAGAAATTATCAAAAGGGTATTTCTTCAACATCGTCATATAATTCATGCAATTTATTATTTTTGAAGCGAAATTTTGTGCCGTGATTATGGCCGGTGCGTGCATCAAAATCTACATATATATAGCCATCTTCAATTTTTTTAATCAAACCCTCTAGCGAAAATCCCGACAACTTCATAATTTTTGAATAAAGAAAAAATTCTTTGCCATTTATCCTTTTTGTTTCCGCGCTGACAAAAAAACAATTATGCAATTTTGTTCCCGCCTTATGAAACAAATCTTGAAATCCCCAATAGGGTTGCGGGTCTAATTCGGCCAGCCCGCAATTCTTTTTAACCGATGTTAACCATTTATCATGCTTGGGGTCGACAGCGGAGGCAAGAAAAGAAACCAAAACTTTTTTTAACGACCTATCGACAATAACTTGAAACCCTCGGTCGCTCCTTGATGTTGCTGAAATGGTTTGACGAAAACTTTTTTCATCGCTGGGGTGTTTCTTCCCGGCTTCTTTATGCGCCCAACCATATTGTGGTAACAAAATTAACGGCACAAGTTTCATGGCGCTTGGCGATGGCTCCATGTGAAAAAGGGTGGTTAATGAACTGCTGCCAAGCCGTTGCGTTTTTAATTCCCATTCTGCCGCATTGGCAATTGGTAAATTATTTTCTTGAATCCCCAGCAAATCTTCTATGGTGTTGCCAACCCCGCCAACATTACCATGGCGTTTGCTTTCTATCCAACCCATCGCCCTAATTTCTTTAAGCTTGTCGATGAGCGATTCTTTTGTATAGACTATCGTCATGATTTATTTGGCGTGATTAAATAATTCAAGCCCTTCTGCCGTGGGCTCAACAGCACGCAAGCGGGCTCTTGATGTATTGGCTATTCTTGCTTCGGCCATGGCAACATAATCCGCGGTGATTTCCACACCAATAAATTTTCGCCCAAGGTTTTTTGCCGCCAAGCCAGTCGTGCCCGAACCCATAAATGGGTCTAAGACAACCGCCGCATTGGTTGATGATATAATTCTTTCAATCAACGCCAATGGAAAGGGCGCGGGATGGTCATTGTTCATTTCTTGATTAAATCGCCAAATATCACCATGCGCGTTTGCCTTGGGTGCTAACTTAAATTTCGGCTTGCAAATCAAATAAATAACTTCGTAAGTCGGCAAGAAATATCCCGGGTTAAAATTTATTCCCCCGCTTCTTTGCCAAATAATAATTTGTCTTATTGGCAACCCTGCGACTATGTCGCTTCTGTCTTGCAAAATTCCAGCCTGCACCCGCCATTTGTGATTGTAAAAAATCGCGCCATCTTCGGGGATAATTCTGAACATTTCGGCCAAGCATTTTTTTTGCCAAGCAACATATTCTTCATAGGGCATGCAATCATGGTGGTCGCTATAACCCTTCATCAGGGCGGCATTTGCCCATTTGCCACCACTGCCATTTTTCATGCCGTTGCCAGTTGAATTTAGCAAATTATAGGGTGGCGAGGTAACCACCAAATCCACCGCGCCATCGGGAATCTGTTGCATCACCTCTATGCAATCACCGCATATAATTTTATCAATAAAATCTTTGGGGTATTTCATGTTTTATTTTCCTGTATTATTGCTAGCCGATTCGATGATGCCTAGCAACTTGATAGACTTATAAATATGATGACAAAATATGTATTTTTCGCTATATATTTGGCAAGGTATAAAAAAGAACATGGCCAATACATTAACAAAATTAATTCGCCTGCTCGACAGCCGCTACGTCGGCACCGACCCCTATGGCAATAAATATTACACGCGGCGCAAAACCGACCCCTGGGGGCGGATAAAACGATTTGTTATCTATCGTGGCAAGGCTGACGCCAGTTTGTTGCCGCCCGAATATCATGCCTGGATGCATTATATCGTTGACCAATTTCCCACGCCAAACTACACCACGTTGAACGCGCCGGGTGCTGGCTATCGCCAATTTTATCAAAAACAACACCGCGCCAATTTATCGGGCAGTGCCATGGCATACCGGCCAAAACGCGCCACCGCCACCGGCGATTACACCAGCTGGTCGCCAAATAAACCCGCCAGCAAAAAACCCGCCAAATAAACCGCAATTTTTTTTACCATGACAATGCGTCAATTTTTTATATTATTTCGTTTGCGATTGCTGGGGTTGGTGGTGATTATGTTGGTGGTGGCGGGGGTTTACTTCGGCCTGACCAAGGGCGGGCAATGCGCCGCGCCGGGCCAGATGGTGGTCAAGGGTAATTTTCCATCGGTCGATGGTGTCAAGCGCGACACCAAGCTATTTTTGGCCGGTTTGCCGGTCGGCCATGTGTGCGACCTGAGATTGATAACCAAGGGCGTCGGTATGGGCCAGGTGCAATTGACCATGGCGATTGATAATAATTTAAGCCTGGCCGATGACAGCGGTTTTGCCATTGTTTCCTATGGCCTGACCCAGCCAAAGGTTGTTAATATCATCCCGGGGGGTAGCCCGACCAACCTTGCTAATGGCGGCGAAATTACCTATACAACGGGTTCGGTGGCGATTGAAAAATTGTTACTGCTTGTCATTCAACGGGCGGAGGCAAAAGCCGGCGTCACCCCAAAACAATAACCCCAATAGTAACATTTGCTAAGCACGGAGAGATAATAGCATGAAAGCAAGACATAGTTCGTTAGAAATCATTTTGGGCGCGGTGTTGTTGGTGCTGGCGATTTTTTTTGCCACGCAATTATGGCGCGACAAGGACAGCGTGTTTGGCAATAATTATTATATCCTGAAGGCGTCGCTGGATAATGCAACCGGCCTTGATGCTGGCACCGCGGTTAAGATGGCGGGGTTAAAGGTTGGCCAGGTGAAAAGCCGCACCCTGAACAAGCAAACCTATCGCGCCGATATACAAATCGAAATTCGCCAAGGCATCACCGTGCCAAAGGACAGCACCCTGGTGGTTGGCTCGTCCGGCTTGCTGGGCGCGCCCGAGGCCAAAATCGAACAGGGTGCCGCGCCCGAGGCCATGAACGCCGGCGATACATTTCAAAAAACCACTAGCCAGCCCTCGCTGGAGGACATGATAGGCCGTGCCATTTTTGTCCTGAACGCAGTTGGCAGTGGCAGTGGCCAACCCAGTTCGGGACAACCCAATGCCAAACCTAAACAATAAAACAATTTTGTTTTTACTGCCGGCCATGGTGGCGGGCGGGGTCGAGGGCTTCACGCTTGAGGCCTGCGACGCGGTAACCGCACGTGGTGGCCGCGCGCTTGTTGCGTCATCGGGCGGGGCAATGGTGGCGGCACTTAAAAAAAACGGCGGCCAACATATTTATGTGCCATTTAAAAAATCATGGTTGCGATTTTTGCCGCCGCTGGTTTTTTTAAAACTCTACCAACAGACCAAAAACAAAAAAATCGATTTGATTTACGCCGCCAGCCGCACCCCGGCATGGTATGGTTGGTGCTTAGCAAAATTATTAAAAATACCATTCATCACCGGCTTTCATGGTATTTACAGCGGCTATGACTTCCCGCCAAAAAAACTATACAACCGCATTATGACCATGGGCGATGCCATCCACGCGGTCAGCATCTTCGTCGAACGGCACATCACGCAAATCTACAAACCAAAAAAACCCATCGCGGTGATTTACGGCGGAGTCGATTGCAATGCCCTATCCCCCGGCAATATCACCACCGCCGACCGCAACCACGCCGCCGCTGTGTTATCAACCTTATTTCCCCATTACGCATCGCAACGGATTATTTTCATGCCGGGGCGTGTCACCAGTTTGAAGGGGCAATGGTTTTTATTAAAAACATTCATCCAATTGGTCGGTCAACAACAGCATGAATTTGATGATGCGGTCTTGCTGTTGCAATCGGTCGGCAAACGCAAATCGATAAAGCAATTGCAAACCATGATGCGCAAACATCATTTACAAAACCGCGTTGGATTTTTACCCTATCAAGAAAACCTGTTGCCATTTTACGACGCCTCGGCGGTGGTGGTCAACGCCAGTCGCCGCCCCGAATCATTTGGTCGCACGGTGGTCGAGGCCATGGCCTTGGAACGGGTTACCATTGCCCCCAATTATGGCGCGGCGGTCGAGCAGATAAACGACGGCGTCAATGGTTTTTTGTTTGTCGCCGAATCATCGGGTTCGCTGGGTCATGCCCTGCAACGCGCCTTGTTGCTTTCTGAAAAGCAACAACAGGCCATCGGCCGCGAGGCGCGAACAACCGTGCTTGAAAAATTTTCGCTCCGTGATAAGCAAGAACAATTAACAAAATTATTCGCCGAGGTCATCGCCGGCTAAGCCGCCCTGTCGTTATTTATCGTAATAAACCTTTAACAGGCACAGCCCATGGGCTGGCGCGGTAACGCCGGCGTCAGCGCGGTTTTTGGCGGCGAGGATTTTTTTTATATCGTCGGGGTGGCGTTTGCCCTTTCCCACCTCGACCAATGTGCCGACCATGTTGCGCACCTGGTGATGCAAAAACGACCGCGCCGAAAAAAAGAATTTTATCTCGTCGCCGGTCGTTGTTAGCTCGACCACGTCGAGCGACCTGATGGGTGATTTTGCCTGGCATTCGGTGGCGCGAAAGCTGGTGAAGTCATGGGTGCCGCGCAACCATTGCGCCGCCGCCGTCATGGCCGGAATATCCAACGGGGTGGGACGTGGCACATGCCACACCAACCCACGTTCCAACACCGGCGGCGCCGAGCGGTTAAATAGGCGGTAGGCGTAATCGCGCCGCGTTGCCGAAAAACGCGCGTGGAAATCGGGCGGCATCACGGCGCAATCAATCGCACCGATAAGGTTCGGTTTCAAATGATAATTCACCGCCAGCAATAATTTTTCCGGCGAGATAACCCGCGCCATGTCAAAGGAAATAACCTGGCCGGTGGCGTGAACCCCGCTGTCGGTGCGGCCGGCGGCGTGAATCACCACCGGCGCGCCCTCTATCTTTGCTAATGCCTCCTCTATCACTGCCTGCACCGACGCGCCGTTCAGTTGCCTTTGCCAGCCGATATATTTTCCGCCGTGGTAGCTAACGGTCATTTTAAAACGCGTCATGTTTCCACCAATTCTTTCGCCAGGGTGTTTTTTATCATTTGCAAACCCTCGCGATAACTGGGGTATTGTGGTTGCCAGCCAATTTTTTTTATTTTATCATTTTTAACCCGCTTGTTGTCGTGAAAAAAACTTTGCGCCATCGGCGACATGCTGTGCTTAACATCGTCAAAATGTTCCAGCGGCGGCAAAGCCCGCGCCAATAATTCATAACCATAATCCACCACCAGCCGTGGGTTGGCCGGTTCGTCATCGACCAAATTAAAAACCTCGCCGCGAATATTTTTATGTATTACCAAATCGATGGCTTGCGCAATGTCAGCAACATGAATGCGGCCAAACACCTGGCCAGTTTTTTCCACCCGCCGCGCCGTGCCGTTGATAATCGATCGCAGGGTATTTTGCCCCATGCCGTCGAGCACCGCGCCGTAGATGCCGCCCAAGCGCAAAATCGTCGCGCCGACCGCCCGCCATTCCTCCTCGGCGATTATTCTTCTTTTGCTTCGGTCGTGGCTGGCGCGTAAAATTGTTTGTTCGTCGACCCAATCGCCATTATGGTTGCCATAAACACCGGTGGTGGAAAGGTAAATGATTTTTTTCGTAGCGGCTAGTTTTTTTATGACCGCGCCAAATTCAGCCATAAATGGGTCGCCGCCAGCACCATCACGCGCCGGCGCGGCTGAGGCCAACCAGACATCTGTTTCGGCAAGGGCATCGGCGAAGTTTATATCACCACCGCCACCAAGCCCCACCGGCAGAATATTTTTTTCTAATAATAGTTTTTTTTTATCGTCGTCGCGATAGGTGGCATAGAATATATATTCGGCCAATAATCGCCGGTCGCGCCAATCATGCCACAGGCCATTGGCGCAAAAACCAAATCCCAAACAGAAAATTTTCATCGTGCCACCATGCCATTACACAATACGGAATTTATTGCGAAGTGCAAGACCGATTAAGAATAAAAAGAACAGCGACAGCCCTTCCTGCAAATTAAGCAAAACATCGTAGGCCAAGGTGATTTCCTTGGGGTAGGTAACCACCAGCGATTGAAAATTGGCCAGGGCGACGTCGCCAACGCCGAATATTTTTTCCTTAAGATATTCCAAATGGTTAAAGCGAAACAGGCTGTTGCCGGGGAGCATGTTGAGGCTGGAAAAATGCAACGCGCTGGCAAAATCAACCCCACGGCCCGGCCGCCAATAGCTGAAGGCAAAGATAAAAGGCAGGAGCGCAAAACCAATCACCGGCCGCGCCAAACTTTGGCCGTAGTAAGAAAACAACCAATAGACACGCAACAAATACAAATAGGCAATGGCGTAAAAATGGTGCGCGATTTTTTTAAACCAACCACGGCGCGGCGCGCCCGCCACCAACCCATCGCCCCCGCCGGCCCGCGTGAGCCGTTGCCGCAAAAACCCCTCACCCATGATACACAGCGGCAGGTAGCTAAAGGTCGACAGTAGCAAGGGCAAAATAATCATCGGCCAAAAATTTCTATCGACCAACCACCAAAACATAAAACCGCAAGGCAGGGCAACCCACCACCACCAGCGGCCATGGAATTCTTTAAACAACCATTTTGAT
The window above is part of the Hydrotalea sp. genome. Proteins encoded here:
- a CDS encoding MvaI/BcnI family restriction endonuclease, with translation MTIVYTKESLIDKLKEIRAMGWIESKRHGNVGGVGNTIEDLLGIQENNLPIANAAEWELKTQRLGSSSLTTLFHMEPSPSAMKLVPLILLPQYGWAHKEAGKKHPSDEKSFRQTISATSRSDRGFQVIVDRSLKKVLVSFLASAVDPKHDKWLTSVKKNCGLAELDPQPYWGFQDLFHKAGTKLHNCFFVSAETKRINGKEFFLYSKIMKLSGFSLEGLIKKIEDGYIYVDFDARTGHNHGTKFRFKNNKLHELYDDVEEIPF
- a CDS encoding site-specific DNA-methyltransferase; its protein translation is MKYPKDFIDKIICGDCIEVMQQIPDGAVDLVVTSPPYNLLNSTGNGMKNGSGGKWANAALMKGYSDHHDCMPYEEYVAWQKKCLAEMFRIIPEDGAIFYNHKWRVQAGILQDRSDIVAGLPIRQIIIWQRSGGINFNPGYFLPTYEVIYLICKPKFKLAPKANAHGDIWRFNQEMNNDHPAPFPLALIERIISSTNAAVVLDPFMGSGTTGLAAKNLGRKFIGVEITADYVAMAEARIANTSRARLRAVEPTAEGLELFNHAK
- a CDS encoding NADH-ubiquinone oxidoreductase subunit NDUFA12 family protein, whose protein sequence is MANTLTKLIRLLDSRYVGTDPYGNKYYTRRKTDPWGRIKRFVIYRGKADASLLPPEYHAWMHYIVDQFPTPNYTTLNAPGAGYRQFYQKQHRANLSGSAMAYRPKRATATGDYTSWSPNKPASKKPAK
- a CDS encoding MlaD family protein; protein product: MTMRQFFILFRLRLLGLVVIMLVVAGVYFGLTKGGQCAAPGQMVVKGNFPSVDGVKRDTKLFLAGLPVGHVCDLRLITKGVGMGQVQLTMAIDNNLSLADDSGFAIVSYGLTQPKVVNIIPGGSPTNLANGGEITYTTGSVAIEKLLLLVIQRAEAKAGVTPKQ
- a CDS encoding MlaD family protein encodes the protein MKARHSSLEIILGAVLLVLAIFFATQLWRDKDSVFGNNYYILKASLDNATGLDAGTAVKMAGLKVGQVKSRTLNKQTYRADIQIEIRQGITVPKDSTLVVGSSGLLGAPEAKIEQGAAPEAMNAGDTFQKTTSQPSLEDMIGRAIFVLNAVGSGSGQPSSGQPNAKPKQ
- a CDS encoding glycosyltransferase → MPNLNNKTILFLLPAMVAGGVEGFTLEACDAVTARGGRALVASSGGAMVAALKKNGGQHIYVPFKKSWLRFLPPLVFLKLYQQTKNKKIDLIYAASRTPAWYGWCLAKLLKIPFITGFHGIYSGYDFPPKKLYNRIMTMGDAIHAVSIFVERHITQIYKPKKPIAVIYGGVDCNALSPGNITTADRNHAAAVLSTLFPHYASQRIIFMPGRVTSLKGQWFLLKTFIQLVGQQQHEFDDAVLLLQSVGKRKSIKQLQTMMRKHHLQNRVGFLPYQENLLPFYDASAVVVNASRRPESFGRTVVEAMALERVTIAPNYGAAVEQINDGVNGFLFVAESSGSLGHALQRALLLSEKQQQAIGREARTTVLEKFSLRDKQEQLTKLFAEVIAG
- the truA gene encoding tRNA pseudouridine(38-40) synthase TruA, whose protein sequence is MTRFKMTVSYHGGKYIGWQRQLNGASVQAVIEEALAKIEGAPVVIHAAGRTDSGVHATGQVISFDMARVISPEKLLLAVNYHLKPNLIGAIDCAVMPPDFHARFSATRRDYAYRLFNRSAPPVLERGLVWHVPRPTPLDIPAMTAAAQWLRGTHDFTSFRATECQAKSPIRSLDVVELTTTGDEIKFFFSARSFLHHQVRNMVGTLVEVGKGKRHPDDIKKILAAKNRADAGVTAPAHGLCLLKVYYDK